The following nucleotide sequence is from Phocoena phocoena chromosome 17, mPhoPho1.1, whole genome shotgun sequence.
gccattgacatGGTCCCAGGGACGTGAAACTGAGTGTGATGATTCCTGTGAGAATGATGGCAACTTGGAGAATCAGGGAAATTCTAcaggaaaagaggaggaaaaacccAATCACTGGGAATGGGACCCAGGACAACATACCAGGGCTGCCATCCAGCAGACTTCATCCTTTGGGGACAAACCTTACAAATGTTCTGAATGTTGGAAAAGCTTCAATAATAGTTCTCATCTTCGaactcaccagaggacccactcAGGAGAAAAACCTTATAAATGTTCTGAGTGTGGGAAATGCTTCAGTAACAGCTCTCACCTGATTCAGCATCTGAGAACACACACAGGCGAGAAGCCCTACCAGTGTGGTGAATGTGGGAAAAGCTTCAGCAACACCTCCCATCTTATTATCCATGAAAGAACTCACACgggagagaaaccctataaatgtCCTGAGTGTGGGAAGAGTTTCAGTAGCAGCTCTCACCTTATTCAGCATCACAGATCACATACAGGTGAAAAACCATACGAATGTCCGGTTTGTGGGAAATGCTTCAGCCACAGTTATGTCCTAGTAGAACATCAGAGGACCCACACTGGAGAAAAACCTTATAAGTGCCCCGACTGTGGGAAGAGTTTTAGTCAGAGTTCTAGTCTGATTCGCCACCAGCGGACACACACAGGTGAGAAGCCCTACAAATGTCCTGAGTGTGGAAAAAGCTTTGGTTGCAATTCTACTCTAATAAAGCATCAGAGAATACATACAGGAGAAAAACCCTATCAGTGTACAGAATGTGGGAAGAATTTCAGTCGAAGTTCAAACCTTATTACACACCGGAAGATGCACACAGGTGAGAAATCCTGTGAAACGTCTGAATATAAAGAAAGTTTGAGTCAGAACTGCAGTGTGATAGACGAATGCAGAATCCAgccaggagagaaaccatataaaTGTTGTGAATGTGGAAAGAGTTTTGGCCTTAGCTCCCACCTCATAAGACATCAGAGAACACATACAGGAGAAAAACCTTACAGATGTTCTGAGTGTTGGAAAACTTTTAGTCAGAGTTCCACCCTGGTGATTCACCAAAGGAcgcacacaggagagaaaccttataaatGTCCTGACTGTGGTGAGTGCTTCAGTCAAAGCTTTAACCTTATCAGGCATCGGAGGACCCACATAGGAGAAAAACCTTACAAATGTACTGACTGTGAGAAATGCTTCAGCAGAAGTGCCTACCTCATTCAGCATCagaaaattcatatagaaaagtCTTCTGTGTCTCCTGAAGTTGAAGATTTTCCTCATGAATGGACTTGGAAAAACTGTTCTGGGGAAATGGCTCTTATCTCTTCATTTTCAGTCCCAAATTCATCTCCCTCCTGAGTCCCAaagtctgttttggtttttttcccctttcttttcttatcGGAGCATTACAATTAAGGTGTTCTCTGATCACAGGGTTATAaaatttctttggtttgtttgcCAAAACATTTGGGAAAAGTCAACCTCTCACCTTAGAGGTT
It contains:
- the ZNF572 gene encoding zinc finger protein 572, with product MEQEQKLLVSDSNGFTERESLKSTFTGDESKNNLETVQHSNSKADKERASKWSKSDGPQNCKHEDTKKMPLTWSQGRETECDDSCENDGNLENQGNSTGKEEEKPNHWEWDPGQHTRAAIQQTSSFGDKPYKCSECWKSFNNSSHLRTHQRTHSGEKPYKCSECGKCFSNSSHLIQHLRTHTGEKPYQCGECGKSFSNTSHLIIHERTHTGEKPYKCPECGKSFSSSSHLIQHHRSHTGEKPYECPVCGKCFSHSYVLVEHQRTHTGEKPYKCPDCGKSFSQSSSLIRHQRTHTGEKPYKCPECGKSFGCNSTLIKHQRIHTGEKPYQCTECGKNFSRSSNLITHRKMHTGEKSCETSEYKESLSQNCSVIDECRIQPGEKPYKCCECGKSFGLSSHLIRHQRTHTGEKPYRCSECWKTFSQSSTLVIHQRTHTGEKPYKCPDCGECFSQSFNLIRHRRTHIGEKPYKCTDCEKCFSRSAYLIQHQKIHIEKSSVSPEVEDFPHEWTWKNCSGEMALISSFSVPNSSPS